The genomic window GAAAATTTACGCTATTTACGCAGTAAAACGAGCTGGTCTCAGGAGTTTATCGCAGAAAAAATCGGTGTTTCCCGTCAAGCTGTTGCGAAGTGGGAAAATGGAGAGTCAATGCCAGATTTGATTAACTGTACATTATTAGCTGATTTGTATGAGGTATCATTGAATGATCTTGTTCGTCATGATCCGGAATCAACGGGCATGCCGATTGGTCCGGTGAATAAATATATTTTTGGTGTGGTTACTGTAGGTGAGCGTGGTCAAGTCGTACTTCCGAAGAAAGCACGCGACACCTTAGGCATCAAAGCCGGTGACACACTCGTTGTGCTTGGGGATACGAATCCAGCAACCGAGGGACTTGCAATGCTCAAAAATTCAACGTTTTCTCGAGTGACGGGACAAGCAATAGACAATCTTATACCAAGAAAAGAGGAGCAGTGATGGTATTACTTGAGGTCAAAGATATGGCAAAGGCGTATCCATCTTTTGAAATTCGTGACATCAGTTTTACGATTCCAGCAGGAAAAATCATTGGCTTGATTGGCAAAAATGGTGCAGGTAAATCAACGACTCTGAAAGCTATCTTGAATCTGATTCCAATGGATCGAGGACAGGTGATGATGTTTGGGAAAGAGTTTTTAAAGGAAGAAATTTTTTGTAAGCAAAATTTGGGTGTTGTACTGGGTGGTTTTGATTTCTATAAGGAAAAAAAGCTTAGAGATATTACGAAGGTGACGAAACGATTTTATCCGAATTGGGATGAAGAAGCTTACCAACAATATTTAACGACTTTTTCTTTAGATCCGGACAAAAAGGTCAAAGAGTTGTCTGCAGGGATGCAGGTCAAGTATTCTATTGCGCTGGCTCTTTCTCATCAAGCCAAGCTGTTGATTTTCGACGAGCCGACAAGTGGTCTTGATCCGGTGTCACGTGATGAGTTGATTGCGATTTTTTTACAGATCGTCAAAAACGGGGAACGAAGTATTCTTTTTTCGACCCACATCACATCTGATTTAGAGAAGTGTGCGGATAATGTCATTTATATCAAGGAAGGTGCTATAGTTGGATCGGCGACTAAGCAGGCATTTATTCAGTCTTTCCAGTACCTAAAAACACCAGAAGATCTCGATGATTTGTCTTTGGAGGAAATTATGATCCGAATGGAGGGCAAACGCTATGATTTCTAATTTACTTTATAAAGAGCTGCGCTTGGCTGCACATCCGAACCTGTATGTTTTTAC from Enterococcus sp. 9E7_DIV0242 includes these protein-coding regions:
- a CDS encoding helix-turn-helix domain-containing protein, with protein sequence MNNQKNLIAENLRYLRSKTSWSQEFIAEKIGVSRQAVAKWENGESMPDLINCTLLADLYEVSLNDLVRHDPESTGMPIGPVNKYIFGVVTVGERGQVVLPKKARDTLGIKAGDTLVVLGDTNPATEGLAMLKNSTFSRVTGQAIDNLIPRKEEQ
- a CDS encoding ABC transporter ATP-binding protein codes for the protein MVLLEVKDMAKAYPSFEIRDISFTIPAGKIIGLIGKNGAGKSTTLKAILNLIPMDRGQVMMFGKEFLKEEIFCKQNLGVVLGGFDFYKEKKLRDITKVTKRFYPNWDEEAYQQYLTTFSLDPDKKVKELSAGMQVKYSIALALSHQAKLLIFDEPTSGLDPVSRDELIAIFLQIVKNGERSILFSTHITSDLEKCADNVIYIKEGAIVGSATKQAFIQSFQYLKTPEDLDDLSLEEIMIRMEGKRYDF